A portion of the Actomonas aquatica genome contains these proteins:
- the recD2 gene encoding SF1B family DNA helicase RecD2, whose translation MSAEQLTGVLERIIFSNEENHYTIAEFRAGDGSEKVTIVGTLPGVQCGETLHLDGEWTRHSQHGLQFKIAGFRSTLPSTVYGIRKYLGSGLVPGIGKVYANKIVDAFGTDTFRVLSEESARLRTVPGIGKKRAINIKAAWDDQRAFRELYIFLQTYGVTTSQCVKLNKAYGAQAQTVLTTEPYRVAREIDGIGFKTADKIAINLGFANDAPPRLDAGLIFALETLQEEGHTALREADLIAHAAEMLDTSKERLEARVAALIDQRALARHWPAQEADPLPGSGFIQLPVLDRAEERIAKVVQRLDAVPSGLPPIKIEAAITWAQQKAEIQFAAKQAEAIRTALAHKTSILTGGPGTGKTTILRALVDILRAKKVRLHLAAPTGRAAQRLAETTGGFASTIHRLLKFDPAKGHFTTNEDHPLATDFLVVDEASMLDTRLAAALLQAVPSAAHLLLVGDTDQLPSVGAGNVLQDLIATQRLAVTRLDVIHRQKGQSGIVTTAHAINDGVPTLPPTIPELDALQAWSDLNFIPAADQQDCVNKVLRLCRETLPRLHPWIKPIQDIQVLAPMHRGTAGVGNLNTSLQGALNPTRQGIKFAGGEFRAGDKIIQLRNNYDKNLFNGDIGTVVSTDGINGTLTARFDDNEHTFERGEFNDLALAYAISIHKSQGSEYPIVVIPLLKAHFMMLQRNLLYTAITRGKKKVYLVGEPAAYGMAVRNHEAKVRSTHLKQKITLLP comes from the coding sequence ATGAGCGCCGAACAACTTACCGGCGTCCTCGAGCGCATCATTTTTTCCAACGAGGAAAACCACTACACCATCGCCGAGTTCCGCGCCGGCGACGGCAGCGAGAAGGTCACCATCGTCGGCACGCTCCCCGGCGTGCAATGCGGCGAAACCCTTCACCTCGACGGCGAATGGACCCGCCACAGCCAGCACGGCCTGCAGTTCAAAATCGCCGGCTTCCGCTCCACCCTGCCGTCCACCGTGTATGGGATCCGCAAATACCTCGGCAGCGGCCTCGTTCCTGGCATCGGCAAGGTCTACGCCAACAAGATCGTCGACGCCTTCGGCACTGACACCTTCCGCGTCCTTTCCGAAGAAAGCGCCCGCCTGCGCACCGTGCCGGGCATCGGCAAAAAGCGCGCCATCAACATCAAGGCCGCTTGGGACGACCAACGCGCCTTCCGCGAGCTCTACATCTTTCTCCAAACCTACGGTGTCACCACCAGCCAGTGCGTGAAACTCAACAAGGCCTACGGCGCCCAGGCCCAGACCGTGCTCACCACCGAGCCCTACCGCGTCGCCCGCGAGATCGACGGCATCGGCTTTAAGACCGCCGACAAAATCGCCATCAACCTAGGCTTCGCCAACGACGCCCCGCCCCGCCTCGACGCCGGTCTCATCTTCGCCCTCGAAACCCTGCAGGAGGAAGGCCACACCGCCCTGCGCGAAGCCGATCTCATCGCCCACGCCGCTGAGATGCTCGACACCTCGAAAGAGCGTCTTGAGGCCCGCGTCGCCGCCCTCATCGATCAACGCGCCCTCGCCCGTCACTGGCCCGCGCAAGAGGCCGATCCCCTGCCCGGTTCCGGCTTCATCCAACTCCCCGTGCTCGACCGCGCCGAGGAACGCATCGCCAAGGTCGTGCAACGCCTCGACGCCGTGCCCTCCGGCCTGCCGCCCATCAAGATCGAAGCCGCCATCACCTGGGCCCAACAAAAAGCCGAAATCCAATTCGCCGCCAAACAGGCCGAAGCCATCCGAACCGCCCTCGCCCACAAGACCAGCATCCTCACCGGCGGACCCGGAACCGGAAAAACCACGATTTTGCGCGCGCTCGTCGACATCCTGCGCGCGAAGAAGGTGCGCCTTCACCTCGCCGCGCCTACCGGTCGCGCCGCGCAACGCCTCGCCGAAACCACCGGCGGTTTCGCGTCCACCATCCACCGGCTGCTCAAATTCGACCCCGCCAAAGGTCACTTCACCACCAACGAGGATCACCCACTCGCGACCGACTTCCTCGTCGTCGACGAGGCCTCCATGCTCGACACCCGCCTCGCCGCCGCGCTCCTCCAAGCCGTGCCCTCCGCCGCGCACTTGCTTCTCGTCGGCGACACCGACCAGCTGCCTTCCGTCGGCGCCGGCAACGTCCTGCAGGATCTCATTGCCACCCAGCGTCTGGCGGTCACCCGCCTCGATGTCATCCATCGCCAGAAGGGGCAGAGTGGCATCGTCACCACCGCCCACGCCATCAACGACGGCGTCCCCACCCTGCCACCGACTATCCCCGAACTCGACGCCCTGCAGGCGTGGAGCGACCTCAATTTCATTCCCGCCGCCGACCAACAGGATTGCGTCAACAAGGTCCTGCGCCTCTGCCGCGAAACCCTGCCGCGCCTGCACCCGTGGATCAAACCCATCCAGGACATTCAGGTCCTCGCGCCCATGCACCGCGGCACCGCCGGTGTTGGAAATCTGAATACATCCCTCCAAGGTGCGCTCAACCCCACCCGCCAAGGGATCAAGTTTGCCGGCGGTGAATTCCGCGCCGGCGACAAGATCATCCAGCTGCGCAACAACTACGACAAAAACCTCTTCAACGGCGACATCGGCACCGTCGTTTCGACCGACGGCATCAACGGCACCCTCACCGCCCGCTTCGACGACAACGAACACACCTTCGAGCGCGGCGAGTTCAACGACCTCGCCCTCGCCTACGCCATCAGCATCCACAAGAGCCAAGGCTCCGAATACCCCATCGTCGTCATCCCGCTGCTCAAAGCCCACTTCATGATGCTGCAGCGCAACCTCCTCTACACCGCCATCACCCGCGGCAAAAAGAAGGTCTACCTCGTCGGCGAACCCGCCGCCTACGGCATGGCCGTGCGCAACCACGAAGCCAAAGTCCGCAGCACCCACCTGAAGCAAAAGATCACGCTCCTGCCCTAA
- a CDS encoding LytR/AlgR family response regulator transcription factor: protein MKALLIDDERLARGELRRLLGEVDGIEIVGEAANAEQAREKLKELNPDLLFLDVQMPGETGLEFLESLEPPVPQVIFTTAYDEFAVKAFELNALDYLLKPVDPVRLEAAIERLRERSGANPPPSADRPEVLSPDDKVFVREGDHCWFVEVKRIRLLESEGNYTRVHFDDAQPQLFRSLNAMETRLDTKTFFRANRRQMINLQWIEKIEPWFSGGLLVELKGGAKVELSRRQAQAFRERMSL from the coding sequence ATGAAAGCGTTGTTGATTGATGATGAGCGCCTCGCGCGCGGCGAACTGCGTCGCCTGCTGGGCGAGGTGGACGGCATTGAAATTGTCGGCGAGGCGGCCAACGCCGAGCAGGCCCGCGAGAAGCTGAAAGAGCTGAATCCCGATCTGCTGTTTCTGGATGTGCAGATGCCCGGCGAGACTGGCCTGGAGTTTCTCGAGTCGCTCGAGCCGCCGGTGCCGCAGGTGATTTTTACCACCGCCTACGACGAGTTTGCGGTGAAGGCCTTTGAGCTCAACGCCCTCGACTACCTCCTCAAGCCCGTCGATCCCGTGCGTCTCGAAGCGGCCATTGAGCGGCTGAGGGAGCGCAGTGGCGCAAATCCGCCGCCGAGCGCGGATCGCCCCGAGGTGCTCAGCCCCGACGACAAGGTGTTTGTGCGGGAGGGCGACCACTGCTGGTTCGTCGAGGTGAAGCGCATTCGCCTGCTCGAGAGCGAAGGCAACTACACCCGCGTGCATTTCGACGACGCTCAGCCGCAGCTCTTCCGCTCGCTCAATGCGATGGAGACGCGGCTCGACACCAAGACCTTCTTCCGCGCCAACCGTCGCCAGATGATCAACCTGCAGTGGATCGAAAAGATCGAGCCGTGGTTCAGCGGCGGCCTGCTGGTTGAACTCAAGGGCGGCGCCAAGGTCGAGCTCAGCCGCCGCCAGGCCCAGGCGTTCCGTGAACGCATGAGCTTGTAA
- a CDS encoding antitoxin, with translation MTKTAKLFTNGGSQAIRLPKEFRFPGKEVRIRKTKNGISITPIDDEKEKRRQAFIALAGSCPDFPDIPPHTAPDLPRDLDW, from the coding sequence ATGACCAAGACGGCCAAGCTCTTCACCAACGGTGGCTCCCAAGCCATTCGCCTGCCCAAGGAGTTTCGCTTCCCCGGCAAGGAGGTCCGCATCCGCAAAACCAAGAACGGCATCTCGATCACCCCCATCGACGACGAAAAGGAAAAGCGCCGCCAAGCCTTCATCGCCCTCGCCGGCTCCTGCCCGGATTTCCCCGACATCCCGCCGCATACCGCTCCTGATCTTCCGCGCGACCTCGACTGGTAG
- a CDS encoding ribokinase: MTAPQVVVVGSYVTDLCFNCAHFPRPGETLAGTSRTGPGGKGSNQAVAAARAGAPTLYVGAIGNDAFGREAQAFYEAEGIPAHWAIKPKQPTGAAAILVNAEGQNQIIVALAANLHLRRDDLPIDAIDGARIVIAQLEADLPATTHALKLGRTAGALTVLNPAPLRPDFQPAMLKHVDILIPNETEFVELINRLGHQPGQKPLTAKALLKLAPAKLHALCGTLGVPVVIVTLGQRGCFISRADGYLEIPAFTVDAVDTTGAGDAFVGGFAAGLLEHEGDLAAAARHGCAVAALSVTKPGTAPSMPTRTAVSRFLKKHPA, encoded by the coding sequence ATGACTGCACCCCAAGTCGTTGTCGTCGGCAGCTACGTGACCGACCTCTGTTTCAACTGCGCCCACTTCCCCCGCCCGGGCGAGACCCTCGCCGGCACCTCTCGCACCGGCCCCGGTGGCAAGGGTTCCAACCAAGCCGTCGCTGCCGCCCGCGCCGGTGCCCCCACGCTCTACGTCGGCGCCATCGGCAATGACGCCTTCGGTCGCGAAGCCCAGGCCTTTTACGAGGCCGAGGGCATCCCCGCCCACTGGGCCATCAAACCCAAACAACCCACCGGCGCCGCCGCCATCCTCGTCAACGCCGAGGGCCAGAACCAGATCATCGTCGCCCTCGCCGCCAATCTCCACCTGCGCCGTGACGACCTGCCCATCGACGCCATCGACGGCGCCCGCATCGTCATCGCCCAACTCGAGGCCGATCTCCCCGCGACCACCCACGCGCTCAAACTGGGTCGCACCGCCGGCGCCCTCACCGTGCTCAACCCCGCCCCGCTCCGGCCCGACTTCCAGCCGGCCATGCTCAAGCACGTCGATATCCTCATCCCCAACGAGACCGAGTTCGTGGAGCTCATCAACCGCCTCGGCCACCAGCCCGGCCAGAAACCGCTCACCGCCAAAGCCCTGCTCAAACTCGCCCCTGCCAAACTGCACGCCCTCTGCGGCACCCTCGGCGTGCCCGTCGTCATCGTCACCCTCGGCCAACGCGGCTGCTTCATCTCCCGCGCCGACGGTTACCTCGAAATCCCCGCCTTCACCGTCGACGCCGTCGATACCACCGGCGCCGGCGACGCCTTTGTCGGCGGATTCGCCGCCGGTCTGCTCGAGCACGAGGGCGACCTCGCTGCCGCCGCCCGCCACGGTTGCGCCGTCGCCGCCCTCTCTGTCACCAAACCCGGCACCGCCCCCTCCATGCCCACCCGCACCGCC
- a CDS encoding methyltransferase — MSFDDKKSRSLTPVFERPAVAFFGRSLAEYVQFFDLDVDALRGRSVLDVAAGPSSFTAEARRGGVEAVAVDPLYARNPADLERQVAQDYEHMFERMRTGQNSGRFRFKSFASVDEAEADRRRAAKRFLGDFAAHREHGRYFGAALPKLPFLDGAFDVVLCAHLLFIYPALFDFAFHLAACRELMRVARDEVRIHPVCGADGQPYPQLGDLIGELGESGVEAREVPVDYEFFAGATTMLVLRPG; from the coding sequence ATGAGTTTTGATGATAAAAAGAGCCGGTCGTTGACGCCGGTGTTTGAGCGGCCGGCGGTCGCGTTCTTTGGCCGTTCCTTGGCTGAATATGTCCAGTTCTTTGACCTCGATGTCGACGCGTTGCGCGGTCGGTCGGTGCTCGATGTGGCGGCGGGGCCGTCCTCGTTCACGGCGGAAGCGCGGCGGGGGGGCGTCGAGGCGGTCGCAGTGGATCCGCTCTATGCGCGCAATCCCGCGGATCTTGAGCGGCAGGTGGCACAGGACTACGAGCATATGTTTGAGCGCATGCGGACCGGGCAGAACAGTGGGCGGTTTCGCTTTAAGAGTTTTGCGTCGGTCGATGAGGCCGAGGCCGATCGGCGTCGCGCGGCGAAGCGTTTCCTGGGGGATTTTGCGGCCCATCGAGAGCATGGGCGTTACTTTGGCGCGGCGCTGCCGAAGCTGCCGTTTCTGGACGGGGCGTTCGATGTGGTGCTGTGCGCCCACCTGCTCTTCATTTATCCGGCGCTCTTCGACTTTGCCTTCCATCTCGCGGCCTGCCGGGAGCTGATGCGGGTGGCGCGTGACGAAGTGCGGATTCACCCGGTCTGCGGGGCGGATGGTCAGCCGTATCCACAGCTTGGTGACTTGATAGGAGAGTTGGGCGAGAGCGGAGTCGAAGCCCGTGAGGTCCCGGTGGATTACGAATTCTTCGCCGGCGCGACGACGATGCTGGTGCTGCGTCCCGGCTGA
- a CDS encoding ATP-binding cassette domain-containing protein codes for MIEVTHLTKTFKDKKRGVVRAVDDVSFSCEPGKIYGLLGANGAGKTTTLRMIATLLKPVEGQAIVAGHDVVKESALVRAKVGFLAASTALYGRLTAREMITYFGELNGMETKAIKARIKQLADELDMHDFLDRRCEKFSTGMKQKTSIARTLVHDPDVMIFDEPTLGLDVMTARAIVRFVRQCRDRGKTVIYSSHVMSEIEKLCDKIGIIHDGKLVAEGTLPELQQQFGENDMEEIFVKAVGGEAALQAALEQAEKQG; via the coding sequence ATGATCGAAGTCACCCACCTGACCAAAACCTTCAAGGACAAGAAGCGGGGCGTTGTGCGCGCCGTCGACGATGTGTCCTTTAGCTGCGAACCCGGCAAAATCTATGGCCTACTGGGGGCCAATGGCGCGGGCAAAACCACCACCCTGCGCATGATCGCCACCCTGCTCAAACCCGTCGAGGGGCAGGCCATTGTGGCCGGGCACGACGTCGTCAAAGAGTCGGCGCTGGTGCGAGCCAAGGTCGGCTTTCTCGCCGCCTCGACTGCGCTCTACGGCCGTCTCACTGCGCGGGAGATGATCACCTACTTCGGTGAGCTCAATGGCATGGAGACCAAGGCGATCAAGGCCCGCATCAAGCAGCTCGCCGACGAGCTCGACATGCACGACTTCCTCGACCGCCGCTGCGAAAAGTTCTCCACCGGCATGAAGCAGAAGACGTCGATCGCCCGCACGCTGGTGCATGATCCGGATGTGATGATCTTCGACGAGCCGACGCTCGGTCTCGATGTGATGACGGCGCGCGCCATCGTGCGGTTCGTGCGCCAGTGCCGCGATCGGGGCAAGACGGTGATCTACTCGTCGCACGTGATGAGTGAGATCGAAAAACTCTGCGACAAGATCGGCATCATCCATGACGGAAAACTTGTCGCCGAGGGCACCTTGCCCGAGCTGCAGCAGCAGTTTGGCGAGAACGACATGGAGGAGATTTTTGTGAAAGCTGTCGGCGGTGAAGCCGCCCTGCAGGCCGCGCTCGAACAGGCGGAAAAACAAGGCTGA
- a CDS encoding type II toxin-antitoxin system VapC family toxin, whose amino-acid sequence MIYLPDTNALSKYFQGRDPSLRHQMGAAFEDLRLSSIVLAELEYGASKSGVARHRQNVDQLVAQLPLLVFNAEDAAIYGRLRAHLEKRGQIIGPIDTLIAAQALRLGATVVTHNLAEFKRVPKLKVVDWQAA is encoded by the coding sequence ATGATCTACCTGCCGGATACCAACGCCCTTTCCAAATACTTCCAAGGGCGCGACCCGTCCCTTCGCCATCAAATGGGTGCGGCATTCGAAGATCTGAGATTATCTTCCATTGTCTTGGCCGAACTCGAATACGGAGCGTCGAAAAGTGGAGTGGCCCGTCACCGCCAGAACGTCGACCAACTGGTGGCGCAACTCCCCCTCCTCGTGTTCAATGCCGAGGATGCCGCGATATATGGCCGCCTACGGGCTCACCTCGAAAAACGCGGCCAGATCATCGGTCCTATCGACACCCTCATCGCCGCCCAAGCCTTGCGCCTCGGGGCCACTGTCGTCACCCACAACCTCGCCGAATTTAAACGCGTCCCCAAACTCAAGGTCGTCGATTGGCAGGCAGCCTAA
- a CDS encoding acyltransferase family protein, with amino-acid sequence MLPRLHSLTLLRLFAASWVVVFHFHHKFPPAPGGVWERFCGNGHFAMPLFFVLSGLVLAYCYPRIPDASAIQRFYWARFARVFPAYAVMHLLALLLMVELWHSDPVRWIYSNVLSALGLQAWFHYTFPIGLNGATWSVSVEAFFYLLFPALLPVCQYFEQRWGPLRPLVLCILFSTFIGFSDIAFETGYDSGYYILPILRLPDFILGVFLGVQLRRESKLGPRAWLGLITALVLFSVVTTLPNSWLGSTQMNFRARGLVSLAVCGLLFFCARVEQYHRPAWQSLPLRILIYLGEASYALFLVHVLLVRIMEFPVFRPTVMVLKVKGLHSEAWIVFCTISLVAAIALHELVEKPARRWLKRRHTRSAPASPALPPVEAFTVRS; translated from the coding sequence ATGCTACCACGCCTGCATAGCCTTACCCTGCTGCGCCTATTTGCCGCCAGCTGGGTTGTGGTTTTTCATTTTCATCACAAGTTTCCGCCGGCTCCCGGCGGAGTTTGGGAGCGCTTTTGTGGCAACGGTCACTTCGCCATGCCGTTATTTTTCGTCCTATCGGGATTGGTGCTCGCTTACTGCTATCCCCGGATTCCGGACGCATCCGCAATTCAGCGCTTCTACTGGGCGCGCTTCGCCCGAGTTTTTCCAGCCTATGCGGTGATGCACCTGCTGGCGTTGCTCCTGATGGTCGAACTCTGGCACAGCGATCCGGTCAGGTGGATCTACAGCAACGTGCTCTCCGCCCTCGGGCTGCAGGCGTGGTTTCACTACACCTTTCCCATCGGCCTCAACGGGGCCACTTGGTCCGTTTCCGTCGAGGCCTTTTTCTACCTCCTCTTTCCCGCCTTGTTGCCCGTTTGTCAGTATTTCGAACAACGCTGGGGGCCACTCCGCCCGCTGGTTTTATGCATCTTGTTCAGCACATTTATCGGCTTCTCCGACATCGCTTTCGAGACCGGTTATGATTCGGGTTACTACATCCTCCCCATCCTGCGGCTACCCGATTTCATCTTGGGCGTGTTTCTTGGTGTCCAATTGCGCCGGGAATCGAAGCTGGGCCCACGTGCCTGGCTGGGGCTCATCACCGCACTGGTCTTGTTTTCGGTTGTAACCACTCTGCCAAATTCGTGGCTGGGCAGCACCCAAATGAACTTCCGCGCCCGGGGCTTGGTCTCTCTCGCTGTCTGTGGCCTACTGTTCTTTTGCGCCCGCGTTGAACAATACCACCGCCCCGCGTGGCAGTCCTTGCCGCTGCGCATCCTCATCTACCTCGGCGAGGCTTCCTACGCACTGTTCCTCGTGCACGTCCTGCTCGTGCGCATAATGGAATTCCCCGTCTTTCGCCCCACTGTAATGGTCCTCAAGGTCAAGGGGCTTCACTCCGAAGCGTGGATCGTGTTCTGCACGATCAGCCTGGTTGCTGCCATCGCGCTGCATGAACTTGTCGAGAAACCTGCCCGTCGCTGGCTCAAACGCCGCCATACCCGATCCGCTCCGGCCTCCCCCGCACTACCACCCGTTGAAGCGTTCACCGTCCGCTCGTAG
- a CDS encoding DMT family transporter, whose translation MTFPLHLLLPLASSFGYVAGVLLLKRSAAFGVGLWRTTFVANVMHAVCIAPFWALGPGPGTGAWWQPLVTALLFFAGQIFTFLAIERGDVSIATPVLGAKIILVAFLSAVFLPDPIPLKWWIAAVLSVAAIALLNRRPRHTDAPTARATNIGGTVAAALGAALTFAASDITVQAWAPLWGVGRYLPIMFGLLALLSFALFPVFSAPLRSIARPARPWLLGGATLLGVQAAGMGIAIGAFGDATAVNIVYSSRGLWAVLAVWWIGHWFKNEEQHLGPATLRLRLWGAALMLAAIGLVLV comes from the coding sequence ATGACCTTTCCGCTCCACCTCCTGCTGCCGCTGGCCAGTAGCTTCGGCTACGTCGCCGGCGTGTTGCTGCTCAAACGCAGCGCGGCGTTCGGCGTGGGGCTGTGGCGCACCACCTTCGTCGCCAATGTCATGCATGCGGTGTGCATCGCACCGTTTTGGGCCCTCGGTCCCGGCCCGGGCACCGGCGCTTGGTGGCAACCGCTCGTCACCGCCCTGCTGTTTTTCGCCGGGCAGATCTTTACCTTCCTCGCCATCGAACGCGGCGACGTCTCCATCGCAACACCCGTCCTCGGCGCCAAGATCATCCTCGTCGCCTTCCTGAGCGCCGTGTTTTTGCCCGACCCTATTCCACTGAAATGGTGGATCGCCGCCGTGCTCAGCGTCGCTGCCATCGCGTTGCTCAACCGCCGTCCGCGCCACACCGACGCGCCCACCGCTCGCGCCACCAACATCGGAGGCACCGTCGCGGCCGCCTTGGGCGCCGCGCTCACCTTCGCGGCCAGCGACATCACCGTGCAGGCTTGGGCCCCGCTTTGGGGCGTGGGCCGCTATCTGCCGATCATGTTCGGCCTGCTGGCGCTGTTGTCCTTTGCCCTTTTCCCGGTTTTCAGCGCGCCGCTGCGCAGCATCGCCCGCCCCGCCCGACCGTGGCTGCTCGGCGGCGCCACCTTGCTCGGCGTGCAGGCGGCCGGCATGGGCATCGCCATCGGCGCCTTCGGTGACGCCACCGCCGTGAACATCGTCTATAGCTCCCGCGGACTCTGGGCCGTGCTCGCGGTCTGGTGGATCGGTCACTGGTTCAAAAACGAAGAACAACACCTCGGCCCCGCCACCCTGCGCCTCCGCCTCTGGGGCGCCGCCCTCATGCTCGCCGCCATCGGTCTCGTGTTGGTGTAG
- a CDS encoding ABC transporter permease, translating to MNWKAISTVYFKELRDTVRDKRTLISTLVVPTVVIPLLFFGAGFVMQKVIKKAQQEQSSIMIVGGEDSPELVAALKAHEEFRVVTTTEDFKAAVTEKRIRAAVDIPAGFDAALLAGDEVPTVKIYHYQGELKSKMGRDELRSFLTDYREARVQAALEARNLPASVVEPFKVETENVAPPEKVGGNAIGGFVPYMIVILCFTGAMYPAMDLTAGEKERGTMETLLCSPLGRINIVMGKFFMVLTASATTVALTVIMMGVSAFVAPMVFAAGAGGGAGAAAGGGGMPMLIDPVGLLGVFAMVVPVAVLFAAAELAISLFAKSFKEAQSLVSPLMIVIIIPTAMGMLPGIELSAKTALIPIMNLSLVCKEMLSGTWNWDYIALIFGSSAVYAGIALWLCVKMFNREDVIFRS from the coding sequence ATGAACTGGAAAGCCATCAGCACCGTCTACTTCAAGGAACTGCGCGACACGGTGCGCGACAAACGCACCCTCATTTCCACCCTCGTGGTGCCCACCGTGGTCATCCCGCTGCTGTTCTTCGGCGCCGGCTTCGTGATGCAGAAAGTCATCAAGAAGGCGCAGCAGGAGCAGTCCTCCATCATGATCGTGGGCGGCGAGGATTCGCCGGAACTGGTCGCGGCGCTCAAGGCTCACGAGGAGTTTCGCGTCGTGACGACGACCGAAGACTTCAAGGCTGCCGTAACCGAGAAGCGGATACGCGCGGCGGTCGATATTCCGGCCGGCTTTGATGCCGCTCTCTTGGCAGGCGACGAGGTGCCGACGGTCAAGATCTACCACTACCAGGGAGAGCTGAAGTCGAAGATGGGCCGCGATGAGCTGCGCAGCTTTTTGACCGACTATCGCGAAGCCCGAGTGCAGGCGGCGCTCGAGGCGCGCAACCTTCCGGCCAGTGTGGTCGAACCCTTCAAGGTGGAGACGGAAAACGTCGCGCCGCCGGAGAAGGTGGGCGGCAACGCGATCGGTGGCTTCGTGCCCTACATGATTGTGATCCTCTGCTTCACCGGCGCGATGTATCCGGCGATGGATCTGACCGCGGGTGAAAAGGAACGCGGCACGATGGAAACGCTGCTCTGCTCGCCGCTGGGTCGCATCAACATCGTGATGGGCAAGTTCTTCATGGTGCTCACGGCGTCGGCCACGACGGTCGCGTTGACGGTGATAATGATGGGCGTGAGTGCTTTCGTCGCGCCGATGGTGTTTGCCGCCGGCGCGGGTGGCGGTGCGGGCGCTGCGGCGGGCGGCGGTGGCATGCCGATGTTGATCGATCCGGTCGGCCTGCTCGGCGTGTTTGCCATGGTGGTGCCGGTGGCGGTGCTGTTTGCCGCGGCGGAACTCGCCATCTCGCTCTTCGCGAAAAGTTTTAAGGAAGCGCAGAGTCTCGTGTCGCCGTTGATGATCGTGATCATCATCCCGACGGCGATGGGCATGCTGCCCGGCATCGAGTTGAGTGCGAAGACGGCGCTCATCCCGATCATGAACCTGAGCCTCGTGTGCAAGGAGATGCTCTCCGGCACGTGGAACTGGGATTACATCGCGCTGATCTTCGGCTCGTCGGCCGTGTATGCCGGCATCGCCTTGTGGTTGTGCGTGAAGATGTTCAACCGCGAGGACGTGATCTTCCGCTCCTGA
- a CDS encoding sensor histidine kinase — MIDSAVPISDPQADAKRQRAKERLYVICQALCWGGFLAMQLVISVMVSSAREEPLTVDDYMTLVHTVLLGLVISHFARIYIDRWQLRELPWVKMLPRGLFLALGMSVVWSVVGFGWVYGVLRHPWPDSINPFLLVLISIINGTIMYTAWLSAYFIYHVYARFNRSEIERLRLTAVVKDAELRALKSQVNPHFMFNSLNSVRALIDEDPRRAREAVTQLANMLRYSLQAGRKQTVSFEEELTVVNDYLSLEQVRHEERLRLKLDVAPETLRRHVPPMLLQTLVENAVKYGIAEQPNGGQIEIIAHIENGELHIAVRNPGNLRSAGTGRTQQRSTGVGLRNASDRLQLLFGDSARLSLEQSAPDQVTAAVVVPQEAEATTGPRERRRRRDGASNKSNPDTVSA, encoded by the coding sequence GTGATCGACTCCGCCGTGCCCATTTCCGACCCCCAAGCCGATGCCAAGCGCCAGCGTGCGAAGGAGCGGCTCTACGTCATTTGCCAAGCGCTGTGCTGGGGCGGGTTTCTTGCCATGCAGTTGGTGATCAGCGTGATGGTGTCGAGTGCGCGGGAGGAGCCGCTGACTGTCGACGACTATATGACGCTGGTGCACACGGTGCTGCTGGGTCTGGTGATTTCCCACTTTGCGCGCATTTACATCGATCGCTGGCAGCTGCGGGAGTTGCCGTGGGTCAAGATGTTGCCCCGGGGCCTGTTCCTGGCGCTGGGCATGTCGGTGGTGTGGAGCGTGGTGGGCTTCGGCTGGGTGTATGGCGTGCTGCGGCATCCGTGGCCGGACAGCATCAACCCCTTCCTGCTGGTCCTGATCAGCATCATCAACGGCACCATCATGTATACGGCGTGGTTGAGCGCCTACTTCATCTATCATGTCTATGCGCGTTTCAACCGCTCGGAGATCGAGCGACTGCGCCTGACCGCGGTGGTGAAGGACGCCGAGCTGCGCGCGCTGAAGTCGCAGGTGAATCCGCACTTCATGTTCAACTCGCTCAATAGCGTTCGCGCTCTGATCGACGAGGATCCGCGGCGGGCGCGTGAAGCGGTGACGCAGTTGGCCAACATGCTGCGCTACTCGCTGCAGGCGGGCCGCAAGCAGACCGTCTCCTTCGAGGAGGAGCTGACGGTCGTGAACGACTACCTTTCGCTGGAGCAGGTCCGCCACGAGGAGCGCCTGCGCCTCAAACTCGATGTCGCGCCGGAGACCCTGCGCCGCCACGTGCCGCCGATGCTGTTGCAGACCCTGGTGGAGAACGCGGTCAAATACGGCATCGCCGAGCAACCCAACGGCGGGCAGATCGAAATCATCGCCCATATCGAAAACGGCGAGCTGCACATCGCGGTGCGCAACCCCGGCAACCTGCGCTCGGCCGGCACCGGTCGCACCCAGCAACGCTCGACGGGCGTGGGCCTGCGCAACGCGTCCGATCGCCTGCAATTGCTCTTCGGCGACAGCGCCCGTCTCTCCCTCGAACAGAGTGCGCCCGACCAGGTCACGGCCGCGGTCGTGGTGCCGCAGGAGGCGGAAGCGACCACCGGTCCGCGGGAACGCCGCCGTCGTCGCGACGGCGCGAGCAACAAATCCAACCCTGATACAGTATCTGCATGA